A stretch of the Capsicum annuum cultivar UCD-10X-F1 chromosome 8, UCD10Xv1.1, whole genome shotgun sequence genome encodes the following:
- the LOC107856202 gene encoding subtilisin-like protease SBT1.8 produces MGTILIILLSTINILIFLHSSTSSSSSSSSSSILIPTKKTYIVHMKHHLKPPSFSTHHQWYKSHLQSLTSHDNSLLYTYKIAYHGFAASLEPSEVELLRQSDYVINVYEDTFYFPQTTRTPEFLGLDRINFWAGHTLPELNNAAQDVIIGVFDSGIWPESESFSDVGMSNVPSRWRGKCQSVPDFDPNVHCNRKLIGATYFVEGCKHCSAEIQSPRDYNGHGTHTASTAAGSIVANASLFGYAKGIARGMAPQARIASYKVCWNEICAGSDILAAFDRAIMDGVDVLSLSLSSNSTTYYSDAVALGAFAAVEKGILVSCSAGNAGPWESTVTNTAPWVITVGAATLDRDFPATVTLGNGQKLQGVSLYSGKLEMEDKLLSLFYQKGGNLSSNLCLRGSLDQKMVGGKVVLCDRGVNYRVEKGLVVKEANGVGMILANTPEWGEELLADSHLLPAVVVGRKAGDVIREYVKTEKNPTVVLSFGGTVLKVKPSPVMATFSSRGPNPIAPQILKPDIIGPGVNILAAWPETLGPTSFDVDRRKTSFNIMSGTSMSCPHVTGVAALVKAVHPEWSPSAIKSAIMTTAYTQDNTNSSFRDSAVDGTFSNPLAHGSGHVNPQKALSPGLVYNIRIRDHIKFLCSLNYSMDEIQSIVKRLNFTCANKFADAGQINYPSFCVLFGINTKRVVRYTREVTNVGAAGSVYEVAIDAPSSVVVLVKPQKLVFKKVGEKLHYTVTFVSKKDVKPGNAFGWISWNNAKHEVRSPVTYSWMIHLN; encoded by the exons ATGGGAACTATACTGATCATCTTGTTATCCACCATAAACATACTCATCTTTCTCCACTCATCAACATCATCgtcgtcgtcatcatcatcatcatccattCTGATTCCCACAAAGAAAACCTACATTGTTCACATGAAACATCACCTCAAACCTCCATCATTCTCCACTCATCATCAATGGTACAAATCCCATCTCCAATCTCTCACTTCCCACGATAATTCTCTTCTCTATACTTACAAGATCGCTTATCATGGCTTCGCAGCAAGTCTGGAACCCTCTGAAGTTGAACTACTCCGTCAATCTGATTACGTTATTAATGTTTATGAAGATACTTTCTACTTCCCACAAACTACCCGTACCCCTGAATTTCTCGGCCTCGATAGGATTAATTTTTGGGCTGGACATACTTTACCAGAACTGAACAATGCTGCTCAAGATGTTATTATTGGGGTATTTGACAGTGGAATTTGGCCTGAATCTGAAAGTTTTAGTGATGTAGGTATGTCGAATGTGCCTTCTAGGTGGAGAGGAAAATGCCAATCGGTTCCTGATTTCGACCCGAATGTGCATTGCAATAGGAAACTTATAGGTGCTACATATTTTGTCGAAGGTTGTAAGCACTGCTCCGCGGAGATTCAATCGCCTCGGGACTATAATGGCCACGGCACACACACTGCGAGCACAGCTGCAG GATCAATTGTGGCAAATGCTAGCCTTTTCGGCTATGCTAAAGGAATTGCTCGAGGTATGGCACCACAAGCTCGTATAGCGAGCTATAAAGTGTGCTGGAATGAAATTTGTGCAGGATCAGATATTCTTGCTGCATTCGACCGTGCAATTATGGATGGTGTTGATGTATTGTCTCTGTCATTGTCTAGTAATTCGACGACTTATTACAGCGACGCCGTTGCTCTTGGTGCTTTTGCCGCTGTTGAGAAAGGAATTCTCGTGTCGTGTTCAGCTGGAAATGCTGGTCCTTGGGAATCAACAGTAACAAACACGGCTCCGTGGGTCATTACTGTTGGTGCTGCAACTCTTGACAGGGATTTTCCAGCTACTGTTACTCTTGGTAATGGTCAAAAACTTCAAGGGGTGTCGTTGTACAGTGGAAAATTAGAAATGGAAGATAAGTTGCTGAGCTTATTTTACCAAAAAGGAGGAAACTTATCTAGCAATTTGTGCCTTCGCGGTTCACTTGATCAAAAAATGGTTGGTGGAAAAGTAGTGTTGTGTGACAGGGGAGTCAATTATAGAGTTGAGAAGGGACTTGTGGTGAAAGAAGCCAATGGGGTAGGGATGATATTAGCCAATACACCGGAATGGGGAGAGGAGTTACTCGCGGATAGCCACTTATTACCTGCAGTGGTTGTTGGGAGGAAGGCGGGGGATGTAATAAGAGAATATGTGAAAACAGAAAAAAATCCAACCGTTGTTCTCAGCTTTGGAGGAACAGTGTTGAAGGTGAAACCATCCCCTGTTATGGCTACATTTAGCTCAAGAGGTCCAAATCCAATTGCTCCCCAGATATTAAAGCCTGATATTATTGGCCCTGGTGTGAACATCTTGGCAGCTTGGCCTGAAACTCTAGGACCAACTTCATTTGATGTCGATAGGCGAAAGACCTCATTCAACATCATGTCTGGCACTTCTATGTCTTGTCCTCATGTTACAGGAGTTGCTGCATTGGTAAAAGCTGTACATCCGGAATGGAGTCCAAGTGCGATCAAATCAGCAATCATGACAACCGCATACACTCAAGATAACACCAACTCCTCATTTCGTGATTCTGCGGTAGACGGTACATTTTCCAATCCGTTGGCTCATGGATCAGGCCATGTGAATCCTCAAAAAGCACTCTCCCCTGGACTCGTATACAATATTAGGATTCGGGATCATATCAAGTTCTTGTGCTCTTTGAACTACTCCATGGATGAAATACAATCAATTGTAAAAAGACTCAATTTCACTTGCGCAAACAAGTTTGCGGATGCTGGGCAAATCAACTACCCTTCATTCTGTGTCTTGTTTGGGATAAATACAAAGAGGGTTGTTCGTTACACGCGAGAAGTGACCAATGTTGGAGCTGCAGGGTCAGTGTATGAAGTAGCCATCGATGCACCTTCATCTGTCGTGGTATTGGTGAAGCCACAAAAGCTTGTATTCAAGAAAGTAGGAGAGAAGCTACATTACACAGTGACATTTGTGTCCAAGAAAGACGTTAAACCAGGAAATGCATTTGGTTGGATTTCTTGGAACAATGCTAAACATGAAGTGAGAAGTCCAGTTACATATTCCTGGATGATACATCTCAATTAG